The genomic stretch ACAGACAGGTCCCATAGTTCTCCTCTGTGCTGGGCGCCTCTGGAGTGACCGCTGCCTCTGCTCCTGTGAATGGAGCGGTACCAGTGAAGGGCCTGACATCAAACAGGTTCCCTTTCTGACTTTCGATGAGTTCCTCATCTGGCTCCGCTTTCTCAAGCTCGGAGATGTCTCTCTCGGTCTTATTTCCAGCTTTGTTCTCCTTCCGACGTTTGTTGCAAGTGGTTGCAATGGTGATGATGGCCGCTAGGAGCAGGGTGCAACTGCCAGCCAGGACAATGATCACGATCAAAGGAACGTCCCAGCGGGAAACTTTCTCCTCCCAAGAACTTGGCTGCATGACTTCATGGTTGGCTGGAGGAGTGGCAGCAGTGACGTGGAAACTGACGGTGGCAGTGCTGGCCATAGGTGGCCTTCCGTTGTCAGCCACTGTGACCACAGTCTTGAAAACTTGCCCCAGGTCATCGCTCACATCTGCGGCCAGGAAGACCTCTCCTGTTAGTTTGTTGATGGTAAACAGATTCCGTCCTTCTTCTGAGAGAGTGAATGTGAGTTCAGCATTGACCCCTTCATCTGCGTCTCTAGCTTTAATCTGAGTCACTAGAAAGCCATGCGGGGCTCTCGCTGGTATGACGACCTCGGCAGATCCGTTGGACAGCACAGGGTTAACAATTACAGGGGCATTATCGTTTTGGTCAACTATCCTGACCTTGATGATGGCGCTGCTGGTGAGCTGAGGGGAGCCCCCATCGCTGGCTTGGATTCTGAGGTCTAGCTGCTTCAGGATCTCATAGTTGAAGGTTCTGAGGGCGTATATGGCTCCAGTAGCCGGATCGAGGGACACATAGGTGGAGATCGGGGCGCCCATAACTTCTGAGTCCACTAACCTGTATATCACTTTACCATTATGTCCAAGATCGGGGTCTCTAGCAACCACCGTAGTGATATAGGCGCCCGGGGCATTATTTTCCATGACAGAGACTTCATACACTGGCTTCGCAAATACAGGAGCATTATCATTCTCATCACTCACCCTGATCGTGTATTGTTTGATGGTTTTGAAAGGCGGTGACCCGAGATCCTCTGCTACCACAGTCAGGTTGTATTCAGATATCTTCTCTCGGTCCAGCAGTGACGTGGTGACTATCATGAAGCTGTCCTCATAGGCTTGCTGGAGCTTGAAGTGCTCATGCCCGTACAGTGTGCAATGAACTTGGCCATTGGCCCCGGAGTCCCTGTCCGTGGTGCTGATCAGCGCTACGAAGCTTTCCTTGGCTGCCGCTTCAGTGATATAAGCTACTCCTGCGCTGGTAGATGTCAGAGGAGTGATGGTGATAGCTGGGGCATTGTCATTCACGTCTATGACATGCACGATCACTTTACAGGTAGCAGCCAGCGGGTTGGGACCCAGGTCCTGAGCCTGCACGTCAAACTCATAGGTCTGCTTTGTCTCAAAGTCAACCTGACCTTCAAGTGTAAGGCGCCCAGATTTCGGATCTATTTTAAAGAGCTGACGTACCTCTTGAGACACCTGGGGACTGAAGCCATATACTATCTCTCCATTGACACCTTCGTCTGGGTCAAAGGCATTGAGGTCCAGCAAGAGGTATCCCACAGGGGCGTCCTCCACTAAGTCCACGGTGACCGCACTTCTCTCAAACACAGGGCTGTTGTCATTAAAGTCCAGGACACGAACATTAACCATAGCGCTGCCGGAGCGGGATGGGCTGCCCCCATCCATGGCCACCAATTCCAAGGTGTACGCAGATTGACTTTCTCTGTCCAGTTCCTTCATTAACACCAGGTCTGCATATTTAACCCCATCTGCCCTTGTCTGGACATCGATGCTGAAGTGGCTGTTGACGGAGATCTGAAAGCTCTGGATAGCATTGGAGCCCACATCTTCATCCATGGCTATTTCCAAGGGGATCCTGGTACCCACAGCTGCGCTTTCAGACACATCCACAGGTATTTCGGAGCTGGGGAAGTGAGGGCTGTTGTCATTAATGtctctcacctccacctccacatGAACCAGCTTGAACTGCTCCTTGGAAAAACTGACCACGTCCAGAGCCAAAATACAGTTTAGAGACTGCTTGCAGATGTGCTCTCGGTCTATCCTCTCCCCAATAGCCAGCTGCCCATCGCTCTCCCTAACCCGAATGAGAGAGCTATTAAACTGTTTCATCAGTCGGAAACTTCCCTCTCCAGGTAGGTTTAGATGCATGTCTTCAGCTAAAGTGCCTATGACCGTGCCAGGGTCATCCTCTTCATAAGTCCTGTATCTCATAGTCTTGCATGTAGATAAAGACACTAGCACCAAAAAACAAACACCCCTAAAAATCCAGGAACAAAATCTTCCCTTTAGAAAAGTCATGTTTTTAAAAAAGGAGAGAAAGTCTTATTAGCAGCAAACAGAGGTGAGATGGGCTGCGGAGCAGTGATCTTTATGGAGACAACATGTAGGCTAGCAGCTCAAGCGATGATGATGCTGTAGTGTTCAAAGTGTCAGTGCCTGCCTTCAGTGGAGCCTGGAGTTCTGAGCGGGTCTGGCCACTCTTCAGGGGGTTATAGCAGCTCAGACATGCAAATGAGTTGGAGAAGCAGCCAATCGCAGGACTCCTTTTGACAACAGCTTCTTGAATTCTTCCCATTGCTCCGATTTAACCATTTCCACGGTGTAAGAAGCAGCAATGAATAGAAAGTGTCTGGAGTTGGCGGGTCATTTAGCAACAGAAGGGTTATTGTGTAAAGGCAACAAAAAACAGCTTCCATTGTATCCATTAGAATACATTTGTATCATTATGCTTACAATAGTACACAATGTTAGAACTGGGAGAAGCAGCATCCTAGTTGTATGAAATAGTGCTGCTGTACAGGTGCATGGCTCTGTAGTCTGTACAGTTAACTTAGGATCTGCCTAGTTACAGGGGGTAGGGCTTTCATTTATTATGATGATATCAACTCCCTCCTATAAGTGAGATCGAAGGATTGTCCCGAATTGATTTTCTCCCAATCTGCTGGCATTCTAGCGATTCAGTAACGTGAGAGTCGCTGATCAGAACTGCAGTTTGCTTTTTAGATGACTGTGGTTTCcaaatcatccctttaaatactgacacgtAATGTATGCAGGTTcaggggctacttacacataatcggTACCTAAACAGCATCTGCCTAGCCACAAGACCTTTATAATTCATGAATGCCAGTTATTAGAGGAATGGGCTGGCAACACTGCTGTGGTTGGTGGTTGGTTAGTATGCATGTCACTGGCCAAGTGGCTTTCTTAAAGCTCCGGACGCTATAGCAGGCCGAAGAAAGAATTAAAGGTTCCAAATAGGATTTAGCAGAAGCTTAGAAAGATTTGGAAAGGTTTCAGAGATCAGACTGTATCAAAGGCTTATGAAACCCTCGTTAGCCGCCCGAGTATAATGGCATGGCAGGCTATTCCATTGGAGGCACCAATGTCTGTATTATTCCAGACTGACAGGCGCATGGAACAAAGTTGAACAGTTTCCACAGAGGAATTGGACTAAGATGAATATAATGAGCAAACGCCACATGTATCCGTTCTGCTGCCCCATTCAGCCCCAATCACTGCCATAACACTTTGGCTAAACGATGATGGGTGCTGAATGGGGCACAATACCCTTCTCATATTAGAATGCATTTAGTAAGCGATCCCTCCTGATGCTCTGTTCCGCCTATTTAGAGGATTTTCTTTTCTTGTGCTAACAGGAGCTCTCTGGGAAGTTACACCAGTCTCGTTCCAGAAGCACAAAACCCCAGTAGGGGGTTCAACCTGGCACGAACCTCAGAAGACTGAACCATCTGCCTCCTAAATGTATCAAGACGTGTTCCACAGTGCAGAGGATCTCCAGCTTTTACCAGCCAGGGTTTACAGTAACTTGCCGCACGTGCATTACACGTTACATTGTTCCCCCAGCTATGGCCACAATGAGGGGCTGTACCAGTTAATACCAGTTAATTACTGTCTTATTCCCAGTAGGTGCACACGACTCTCAGATTGATATCACAAACGCCATGAGCCCCTATTAAGGACAGAGGGATGGAGGATTCTTCCCAGGCTGCTCCTGCATGTTGTGGGATACTGGCACATTTACCTTGTGTGTCTTGATGAAGGACAATTAAACATTTCCACTTTGCTGTCAGTTTTTCTCCATATGTTGCAAGAATGAATGGTAATAAACATGGTTCTCAGCTTGATTGCTTTGTCTTTATACATTTGCAATACCTGAGCAATACACACTCTTTCATAAGCGGTGAGAGCACACACTAGACCGAGACCAGTGTCTCAACATTTATTATAACACACAATAAACataaacataattattgtaaaacacACCCTCTCTTTTAATGAGTGCATTGGCCTGTTGTTGTGAGTAAGTACCActtatggtatatatatatatatatatatatatatatatatatatatatatatatatatatatatatatatatataacctctTTATAatggtgtatacatttttttaaacattaaaatAGTTACCTTTCTGATCATTAAGACTTATTCAGGTTCTTTTTTACATATAtgctaaaatgtattttattaatcTCAAATCTTTCTGTATTTGATTAACAATGACAAGTTCAAACACCTCTGAACCCCATccaagtcacccccccccccccccgggtattGTACCATTTGCTGAGAACctgggccagggccggattttccataaggcactataggcacgtgcctacatgcgcttgatgatggaaaggcggctcattcctctccctcccagagcacctctctccctccttccctatgcagagtcctaataagagtgtaaataagaggttacgcaTGCagttcttggcattccactgatctcccttcagtcaagggcaaagggcacctctagctacctaatattgagggcacttctggctacctaatgctagggggcatatgtagctacctatgatgggcaaaggaAGGGTGAAGTGACAAATGGGACAACCAATACAGTTGTGGTGCAGTTTTGTGGGGGTTTGTatattcatggagggcgaagtttaggtttcaggacatctgtgcctataggctcctgtgatgtaaatctgggcctgaccaGGGCACTAAATAGAACTTGGCCAAAGTGGTCATTAAGGGCTTCCTGAGGATGGAAATCTAGTGTGTGCTCCACAGTCAGATGCTAGATCTTTAAATGACAGTAAGGAGAAATTTTCTTATTTCCTTTCTCACCCTTCCTGCTGGAAGCCTCTCCATCCtgcgctgccccttcatcccccctcccctctccatagcaacagtatagccgagtgatgtgtatgtatgtgcctggaACTGTTGTCCTAACTAATGGTCCCCAACACCTACTGGTGATAATAGTGGTGCATTTGCATTCACCTTAGGAGAAACTGGTAGATAGGCTTATTACATTTGCTGCTAGTCAATAGATTAGTCCAGGTGCTGACAATGAGTAACAAGGCCTCTTGCCCTGTGCAGATAAtccgctaagttcacagtggggtaTTGCAGTACAGTGCAATGAAATGGAGGCATTTTAATGCAGAAAGTCACACTTCAAtactaagggccagtttccatttAGCCGGCATGAGTGTTGCAGGACACACGCTGGCACCTGCAGTGACGCGAATATGCATCTGAATCCTTAtggccgtgccatgcatggctatagggattcgagtGCATGCTGTAGTAAACGCAGCATGCGGTCCGAATCATGCTTGCATGTGATTCAGACAGCAAAACTATTGGCggaataggcagcatttccctgcCTGAAGCGCTTGCGGAAAATGCTGTGGATTCAgcagtagtggaaataggccccaaGTTTATGCGTCATTCAACGTGCACCTGGTGTGCTGCAATCCAGTGGACTTCAGTACCCCAGCTACGAGTTACAGCATAACGCAACTGTTAACAGTGCCAGTGGAGTATACTTTTTCTTTCACTGAAATGCAATGCAACGCTTGCTTAAAGTGCAATGTGACTTCTCCGTTCCATTgctttcctgtttttacaggcaTTGCAACACAGCTCCCACTATGAACGTAGCCCTATTCTTGCAGTACAGAGGTTCTGattagcaatttaaaaaaaataaactttattatactcacCGGGTGTCTGCATGTCTGACACTTGGTGAGTATAATAACATTTCTGTAGCTCTACCCCTAAAGCAAGAGGTCATAAGGTggttctctaggaccaatcagaaaagtgcctgtgacctcttctgctaggggtGGGGGCTACGAATAGAAGCCGGATATCtagacacctggtaagtataataaagtttatttaaaattCCAATCGCTTGGCCCCCTcattgctgcaaaattgcttttcaaagcgcaaacacactaaaaaaaaaatgcagcatgtcctGCGAGTGCGATTATCCCTAATCGTAATATTACTAGAGGGTTCAGCCCCATTTAGATACATTGGCATAGTGTTTTTGGGAACTGTTGGTGATCGTTGGCAATCCCAAAATGCTGTCAAAATTGTCCTGACATAAAGAGCAGGtccccagagctgggacaaggtccttcagcacccaaggctgagacaccaaagtgcgcccctccatccctccgccccagccatcacacactgattgctattagactaagaggcgccccagggcccccaacctccccaataccttcatctttagttatctgacttgcagtcactgccatgtatccccttttcctatttctttctgcttcaaacacaattgggaatggcaactgaatgaattgtgcgtcccctcctacactgcgccctgaggctggagcctctccagcctctgcctcgacccGGCCCTGCAGGTCCCTCTCTGTGTTTCTGGCAatttagacttttttttacattatctCTGTATAAACATTTTTCCTCAGATAAAATTAACCAATTTTCACAGGGCAGAAAACACAACAAAAGTGACACAGTTCTCGTTAACAGTTGATATGTAATTGGTTGCTAATGGCAATTGCACTACTTTGGCTCCAGTTGATTTTATCCTTAGTCAGTCAGTTGAAGATGTGGTTCACAGCACCGGCCACATCAGTCACTCCTGCCATAGAGGCACACTGAGAGGATATGACCACAATAAAGAATTCTGCAGCACGTGGATTGGACAAGGATGGCAGTTAATAAGTAGAGGAAGCAATCAGATATTGTCCTATAAAATGTCAATGAATTGATAAACGGTGGTCTTTATCATATACTGCAATCAACAACCACAATGTGTACTTTCACCTGTGTACCTGGTCAACAGGTTCTCCTTCATGTCAGATCAGTAAGAGCAgctgaacccccctccctccccaggctGGTGATCACTTTCATGTTTGCAGTGATGTTTTCAAACTTCAATTACTCAAGTTAGCAGTGAGTGCAATTATGATACATGAAGTGCAGTACCCCATAGCGACCAATTACTTTTCAGTCCACAAGAGGCAGATCAGCGACTGATAGTTATGCATTCTATAGCTGCTTCTAGTGTATGTGTTTCCAAAACATCCATCCAGACTTCTTTTTTCAGCTTTTTCTGCTTTCTTCAGACATCTCAATGACTGTGAGTTTGCGATCTGCTCTGGACTCTCAGCATCAGCATCAAACGTCAGGGATGCTTATCTCCCCTGTATCATCTCTGAGAGGCATTGTCTGAggacggagaggcagagctgattTGCAGGGTAAATATCCAGAGAGAGCGCGCTGGATACATTTTGTGCCAGAGCAACTTATATGCATACAGATTGCGCAGGGCTGTTCAATTCAGACACATCCATTATTCCAATGATTAGGGCAGTGTAGTTACAGCCGCGATGATTACAGTGTATTACTTTTTTATGTGTAGGAAAATGGCTTAGCAATCTCTTTGAAGCATCCAGACAGCTATTTTGATAATGTAATAAGCCTGCTCTACAAAGGGAGGAACACAAAGCACATGGTGACGGCGGAATCTATAGAAACAAGACTGACTTCAGCTTAGCAGCAGGGATTCATGGGCCGTGCTGGTCTCCCTGCTACCACTCTGCCTGTACTGTACAGGACCATGCACTGTGCCTGTgcccagtggcgtccctaccatggggcggccaggagcgctccgctccgggtgtcagctccaggggggtgtcatcaaggcctccccagaagccttgatgacacaggaggggaagcagcgctgaaggaggggtggcagcgtcggcggggaggggggaaatacccccccacatctccctcacctgggtcccctcctccggcgcttcccctccacgggcgccggcaacgggcactgacagggcggctgatagccgccctcagtttacccgagcagggctacgggaagatggccgccgaagcccgcactggagacaaaaatagacggcaagatggccgccgacgccatcttgccgtctatttttgtctccagtgtgggcttcggcggccatcttcccgtagccctgcactgatgacgcagcaggagacggcgcgggacattcaagaggagctgcggagtagagatgggaagttcggatcttttcaatgatccggatgattcgaatcggatcattgaagagatccggatctttgatccgaatctcggatcattttactaccggaagcattcgggggtgaaatgaacagcaggacaggtctgtggacaggagaaggggagggagtggacacacagagaaggggagaagatggacagagggcagggagtggacagagatgggaggagggacgagcagagagcagaaatgtttgcacgtaatacccacatgctgaagtcatatgctttacatatatttcacctatatgttcatctgtacactttgaaagaaaaggtcgcacagtgaaagaaagcattcccagaagataagtgcagctgtttagtgccgagtgcaggaggattatattgcctttcaatcacactgtctgcaaagttactgagctgtgctgagccaaaagcttccaatgtgttcactgtgtacatctacggaacagccagcctataatgagcagcacatttcagccagtatgtgtgctctacacatatctggcagtggcacccatgtcccctctctctcatctacctgtctccctgcaaggctggctcccctccaactcagcGATCCATCCCCGCtgtgcttccaagaccccgctgcccgctgatagggggcgtgtcgctcctggccccgccccttttgcgatccgaatcactcattttgatgattcggatgatcgactcataaaatagattcggatcaaagatccaaatcgttcatgatccggacaacactactgcggaggctgcctgggactcggaagagaggtttcatctgcaggtaaggtttttttcttttacaggtgcaccggcccggccacccaccgctgctgcccacctacccaccgctgctgcccacctacccaccactgctgcccaccacctacccaccactgctgcccacctacccaccaggctacccaccactgctgcccacctacccaccactgctgcccacctacccaccactgctgcccacctacccaccgctgctgcccacctacccaccactgctgcccaccacctacccaccactgctgcccacctacacaccaggctacccaccactgctgcccacctacccaccactgctgcccacctacccaccactgctgcccacctacccaccgctgctgcccacctacccaccactgctgcccaccacctacccaccactgctgcccgcctacccaccaggctacccaccactactgcccacctacccaccactgctgcccacctacccaccgctgctgcccacctacccaccactgctgcccacctacccaccactgctgcccacctacccaccactgctgcccacctacccaccaggctacccaccactgctgcccacctacccaccactgctgcccacctacccaccgctgctgcccacctacccaccaggctacccagcaggctacccaccgctgctgcccacctgcccaccgctgctgcccacctgcccaccgctgctgcccacctacccaccactgctagcaggctacccaccactgctgcccacctacccaccgctgctgcccacctacccaccgctgctgcccacctacccaccgctgctgcccacctacccaccactgctgcctacctacccaccaggctacccagcaggctacccaccactgctgcccacctacccaccactgctgcccacctacccaccgctgctgcccacctacccaccactgctgcccacctacccaccgctgctgcccacctacccaccaggctacccaccactgctgcccacctacccaccactgctgcccacctacccaccaggctacccagcaggctgcccacctacccaccaggctacccaccactgctgcccacctacccaccactgctgcccacct from Hyperolius riggenbachi isolate aHypRig1 chromosome 2, aHypRig1.pri, whole genome shotgun sequence encodes the following:
- the PCDH8 gene encoding protocadherin-8, which translates into the protein MTFLKGRFCSWIFRGVCFLVLVSLSTCKTMRYRTYEEDDPGTVIGTLAEDMHLNLPGEGSFRLMKQFNSSLIRVRESDGQLAIGERIDREHICKQSLNCILALDVVSFSKEQFKLVHVEVEVRDINDNSPHFPSSEIPVDVSESAAVGTRIPLEIAMDEDVGSNAIQSFQISVNSHFSIDVQTRADGVKYADLVLMKELDRESQSAYTLELVAMDGGSPSRSGSAMVNVRVLDFNDNSPVFERSAVTVDLVEDAPVGYLLLDLNAFDPDEGVNGEIVYGFSPQVSQEVRQLFKIDPKSGRLTLEGQVDFETKQTYEFDVQAQDLGPNPLAATCKVIVHVIDVNDNAPAITITPLTSTSAGVAYITEAAAKESFVALISTTDRDSGANGQVHCTLYGHEHFKLQQAYEDSFMIVTTSLLDREKISEYNLTVVAEDLGSPPFKTIKQYTIRVSDENDNAPVFAKPVYEVSVMENNAPGAYITTVVARDPDLGHNGKVIYRLVDSEVMGAPISTYVSLDPATGAIYALRTFNYEILKQLDLRIQASDGGSPQLTSSAIIKVRIVDQNDNAPVIVNPVLSNGSAEVVIPARAPHGFLVTQIKARDADEGVNAELTFTLSEEGRNLFTINKLTGEVFLAADVSDDLGQVFKTVVTVADNGRPPMASTATVSFHVTAATPPANHEVMQPSSWEEKVSRWDVPLIVIIVLAGSCTLLLAAIITIATTCNKRRKENKAGNKTERDISELEKAEPDEELIESQKGNLFDVRPFTGTAPFTGAEAAVTPEAPSTEENYGTCLYDTQKRLRTTNSENYATAPNFVKETGPTVTVWKGHSFNTIPVREAEKFSGKDSGKGDSDFNDSDSDISADALKKDLINHMQTGLWACTTECKILGHSDRCWSPSCGRPPNVHPPAVHTGQLSVSSFCKSTSLPRDPLHRDNYYQSSPAQAHLHKPGGLQGGKVPPKDYESRTMTISRSGRLPDLQEITMPLYKSPGTTRYVPPHDTTCEQDEL